A region of Rhodamnia argentea isolate NSW1041297 chromosome 9, ASM2092103v1, whole genome shotgun sequence DNA encodes the following proteins:
- the LOC125316642 gene encoding disease resistance protein L6-like: protein MKRFLSVLAPNSLKSNKKSTRLLSSSSANSEGSDNYDVFLSFSGKDTRKTFVDHLYNGLIDAGIRVFRDDDELRKGENIGTNLLQAIKNSKISTPILSRNYASSKWCLQELVQMAECMKSIGHVVLPIFYRVEPTHVRHQKGSFGVAFSQLSEKHPEEDVAKWKQALQEVASLKGWESKKTAHGHEGELVKMVVRKVLTELKKAFRLVVTEQLVGIDDAVEDILRLLDDNPSATQTIGIYGMGGIGKTTLAKVIYNKLSDQFQHRCFLENIRKSSTSHDGILYLQNQLIYSILKKNNQACNMDEAIRIIESRFKRKKVLILLDDVDHKDQIEALVGKHDSFEMGSRIIITTRVRSVLDNAGVNCKYELKEIAEDKSLILFSRHAFMSDSPPCEFETLSRAVVSTTGGLPLALEVIGSFLCGRNQAFWEDALKKLKKVPHTKVQDKLRISYEALNYEEKQIFLDIACFFIDVDYMYVSYMWEACNFLPNMGIETLSFMSLLKIEDKGVLKMHDQLRDLGREIVRQEDYDVPMNRSRLWDHDEALEVLQNTKGIQKDRIQALGLPGDCSQSEFTTEQFETLPNLRLLAVNGAKLIGDSKRLLPKLRYLTWFGCPASVATSFHLEKLVALELSDSDISELWEGWSRLKVAKQLKALSINDCHCLKVTLDLSAFRNLEVLSFEGCDNLEQIHHSIGEAKGLVYLDLCRCEKLKELPQEMGKLEELKELHVAGTAVKEIPPCIGSLKKLEILNAADCHSLVGLPNSISHLVNLLTLHLSDCPRLCALPESIGSLVKLEHLMLGGLRLLKDYHFDHAPNYILNSIGEFEQSIALDLSCSGIRELPESIGDLKNLRRLHIDFNKELKSLPSTISKLGNLEELDATKCESLGGEIHIDGLSSLKILRLRSTCVSGFPNEFDKLSFLEELDLRDCKMLQSLPQSISKLPSLQCLDVRRSDNLRLLPELPACLTFLGVTCRHHTLPQLSHLILLKVLVVVGCQLLASLPELPSGILELFVQDCDQLKELRSLSNLEFLSKLTIDSCSELTEIKGLEALKYLAELSISRCGKLSNLDGLEHLESLRSLSLGRFSASDDALCPVEDDIVQVRGLDKLKNLEELRLGDCQSLVRPDLSQLTHLKILYFYNCHNLVEIKGLRRLKNLEKLGIVGCGSIETLPDLSCFDNLKHLDITGCSKLGHVQGLEKVAEVYK, encoded by the exons GCTCGTTCAGATGGCAGAGTGCATGAAGAGCATCGGGCACGTTGTCTTGCCCATATTTTACCGGGTTGAACCAACCCATGTGCGACACCAAAAGGGGAGCTTTGGAGTGGCGTTCTCCCAATTGAGTGAGAAACATCCCGAGGAAGATGTTGCGAAATGGAAACAAGCTCTCCAAGAAGTGGCTTCCCTTAAGGGATGGGAATCGAAAAAAACTGCCCACGG CCACGAAGGAGAATTGGTGAAAATGGTCGTCAGAAAAGTTTTGACCGAGTTAAAGAAGGCCTTTCGGCTGGTTGTTACCGAACAACTTGTCGGAATCGACGATGCTGTGGAGGATATCTTGAGATTGCTGGATGATAACCCTAGTGCAACCCAAACTATCGGTATTTATGGAATGGGGGGCATCGGTAAGACAACTTTAGCCAAGGTCATCTACAATAAGCTCTCCGACCAATTTCAACATCGTTGTTTCCTTGAAAATATTCGAAAATCCTCCACAAGCCATGACGGCATTTTATATTTGCAGAATCAATTAATATATAGTatacttaaaaaaaacaatcaagcaTGTAATATGGATGAAGCAATTAGGATCATAGAATCTAGATTTAAACGTAAGAAAGTCCTAATTCTTTTAGATGATGTGGATCATAAAGATCAGATCGAAGCTTTGGTTGGGAAACATGACTCATTTGAGATGGGAAGTAGGATAATAATTACTACAAGAGTAAGGTCTGTTCTTGATAATGCTGGGGTGAACTGCAAGTACGAACTCAAGGAAATTGCTGAGGATAAGTCCTTGATTTTGTTTAGTAGACATGCCTTCATGAGTGACTCTCCTCCGTGTGAATTTGAGACTCTCTCTCGTGCTGTTGTATCCACTACCGGAGGGCTTCCCTTAGCTCTCGAAGTTATAGGTTCATTTCTATGTGGGCGTAACCAAGCATTTTGGGAAGATGCGTTAAAGAAGTTAAAGAAAGTACCACATACAAAAGTGCAAGACAAGCTGAGGATAAGTTATGAAGCACTAAACTATGAGGAAAAGCAGATATTTTTGGATATCGCTTGTTTCTTCATTGATGTTGATTATATGTATGTATCCTACATGTGGGAGGCCTGTAATTTTCTTCCGAATATGGGCATTGAAACATTGAGTTTCATGTCactattaaaaattgaagaTAAGGGAGTATTGAAAATGCATGACCAGCTGAGAGACCTCGGTAGGGAAATTGTTCGTCAAGAAGATTACGATGTCCCTATGAATCGAAGTAGGCTGTGGGACCATGATGAAGCCTTGGAAGTACTCCAGAACACTAAG GGAATTCAAAAAGATCGCATTCAAGCCCTTGGGCTCCCCGGAGACTGCTCGCAGAGTGAATTCACAACTGAACAATTTGAGACGCTACCGAACTTAAGGCTCCTTGCAGTAAATGGCGCCAAACTGATTGGAGATTCCAAAAGGTTGCTTCCTAAGTTGCGATACCTTACATGGTTTGGGTGTCCTGCATCCGTGGCTACTAGTTTTCATTTAGAGAAATTAGTCGCACTTGAATTATCTGACAGTGACATTTCGGAGCTTTGGGAAGGTTGGAGCCGTCTCAAG GTGGCGAAGCAGTTGAAAGCTCTAAGCATTAATGATTGCCATTGTTTAAAAGTTACTCTCGATCTCTCAGCCTTCCGAAATCTGGAGGTATTATCCTTCGAAGGATGTGATAACCTGGAGCAAATTCACCATTCTATTGGAGAAGCCAAGGGCCTCGTTTATTTGGATTTGTGCAGATGTGAGAAACTCAAAGAGCTACCTCAAGAAATGGGCAAGTTGGAAGAGCTGAAGGAACTTCACGTAGCCGGGACTGCTGTGAAGGAAATCCCTCCATGCATAGGTTCTTTGAAGAAGCTGGAGATTCTTAATGCCGCTGATTGCCACTCCTTGGTTGGACTTCCCAACTCAATTAGCCATTTGGTAAATTTGTTGACCCTTCATTTGAGTGATTGCCCCCGGTTATGTGCACTTCCAGAGAGCATCGGATCCCTCGTGAAATTGGAGCACTTGATGTTAGGCGGATTGAGGCTTCTAAAGGATTACCATTTTGACCATGCTCCCAATTATATCCTCAACTCAATTGGGGAGTTTGAACAGTCGATCGCGTTGGACTTGTCATGTTCAGGCATTCGCGAATTGCCTGAGTCCATTGGGGATTTGAAAAACCTGAGACGTTTGCATATTGATTTTAATAAGGAATTGAAAAGTTTACCTAGTACTATTAGCAAGTTGGGCAACCTTGAAGAATTAGACGCTACAAAATGCGAGAGTCTGGGAGGGGAAATTCATATAGATGGGTTGTCTTCATTGAAGATCCTTCGATTACGTTCGACATGCGTTTCAGGCTTCCCCAACGAATTTGATaagctttcttttcttgagGAACTTGATTTACGCGACTGCAAGATGCTTCAATCGCTGCCACAAAGCATCAGTAAGTTGCCTTCTCTGCAATGTCTTGATGTAAGAAGAAGTGACAATCTTCGGTTGTTGCCAGAGCTTCCTGCCTGTTTGACGTTTTTGGGAGTCACTTGTCGGCATCATACATTGCCTCAACTTTCTCATCTAATCCTCCTAAAAGTGCTCGTCGTTGTGGGTTGCCAATTGCTGGCATCCTTGCCGGAGCTTCCCTCAGGAATATTGGAGCTTTTTGTCCAAGATTGTGATCAGTTGAAAGAGTTACGGAGCTTGTCAAATTTGGAATTCTTGTCAAAATTAACTATTGATTCATGCAGCGAGCTGACAGAAATCAAGGGTCTGGAAGCATTAAAATACTTAGCAGAATTATCTATATCAAGATGCGGTAAGTTGTCCAACCTCGACGGCCTTGAACATCTAGAGTCTTTGAGATCCTTGAGTTTGGGTAGGTTCTCTGCGTCAGATGATGCACTTTGTCCAGTAGAGGATGACATAGTTCAAGTTCGAGGCCTtgacaaattgaaaaacttggaagaGCTGCGGTTAGGGGACTGTCAGTCCCTTGTAAGACCGGACCTTTCGCAGTTAACACATCTGAAGATATTATACTTTTACAATTGCCACAATCTAGTGGAAATTAAAGGCCTCCGgagattgaaaaacttggaaaaGTTGGGTATCGTGGGGTGCGGATCCATTGAAACATTACCGGACCTCTCATGCTTCGATAACCTGAAACATTTGGACATTACAGGGTGCTCGAAGCTTGGTCATGTTCAGGGTCTGGAGAAAGTCGCAGAAGTGTACAAATGA
- the LOC115748607 gene encoding TMV resistance protein N-like, with amino-acid sequence MKRDLVLEHSFVQSNKKSARRKADDTSASSFSATSAGGESYDVFLSFSGKDTRKTFVDHLYNGLIDAGFRVFRDDNELREGEEIGTNLLRAIKNSKISIPILSLNYASSKWCLRELVEMMECMKSVGQVVLPIFYRVEPAHVRHQVESFGKTFSRLSRKYLEEDVAKWKQALQEVASLKGWESERTANGHEGELVKMVVRKVLSELKKAFRLDVTEQLVGIDNVVEDILRLLDDNPSATQIVGIHGMGGIGKTTLAKVVYNKLSDQFRCRSFIADIRETTRHKGISSLQNQLIFDILKMDVQVSNIDEGIGIMKSRFKRKKVLLLLDDVDDNDRIKALVGKHDWFEKGSRIIITTRIRPILDDVICQYELKEIAEDKSLILFSRHAFLRDSPPCEFESLSRAVVSTAGGLPLALEVVGSFLYGRNRGFWKDALKKLKEVPHVKVQEKLRISYDALNYEEQQIFLDIACFFNECERLCVSHMWEACNFLPNMGIETLTFMSLVKIGYNGELRMHDQLRDLGREIVRQEDYKTPMNRSRVWIHEEALEVLQRNKGKEKDRVEALWLDENHSHVELTTEQFETLPNLRLLRVDNATLIGDSKGLLPKLRCLAWSKCPASVVTSFHLEKLVVLYLSDCDISGLWEGWSRLKVAKQLKFLALENCPCLKVTPDLSAFQNLEMLSFVRCDNLEKIHSSIGEAKGLKFLQFRCCEKLKELPQEMGKLEELKKLFIGKTAIQEIPRWICSLKKLEMLVVSKCKSLVELPDSISHLVDLSLLELSGYSKLCRLPECIGSLVKLQYLSLVGVGIPEDPQLDHALFHIPNSIGKLEWLTGLDLSRSGICELPESIGDLKNLKTFYIAHCEKLCGLPSTIRKLGNLEILDATECKSLQGEIQIDGLSSLKILR; translated from the exons ATGAAACGTGATCTAGTGCTTGAACACAGTTTTGTCCAAAGCAACAAGAAGAGCGCACGTCGAAAAGCTGATGATACCAGTGCATCTAGTTTCTCCGCCACTTCAGCGGGCGGAGAAAGCTACGATGTATTCTTGAGCTTCAGCGGCAAGGATACTCGCAAAACCTTCGTGGATCACCTCTACAACGGCCTCATCGATGCTGGCTTCCGAGTGTTTAGAGACGACAATGAGCTTCGTGAAGGTGAGGAGATCGGCACCAACCTTCTCCGTGCCATTAAGAATAGTAAGATCTCcatccccattctctctctGAACTACGCTTCGAGCAAATGGTGCCTTCGAGAGCTCGTTGAGATGATGGAGTGCATGAAGAGCGTCGGGCAAGTTGTCTTGCCCATATTTTACCGGGTTGAACCGGCTCATGTGCGACACCAAGTAGAAAGCTTTGGAAAGACTTTCTCTCGTTTAAGTAGGAAGTATTTGGAAGAAGATGTTGCGAAATGGAAACAAGCGCTCCAAGAAGTGGCTTCCCTAAAGGGATGGGAATCGGAGAGAACTGCTAACGG CCACGAAGGAGAATTGGTGAAAATGGTCGTCCGGAAAGTTTTGAGCGAGTTAAAGAAGGCCTTTCGGCTGGATGTTACCGAACAACTTGTCGGAATCGATAATGTTGTGGAGGATATCTTGAGATTGTTGGACGATAACCCTAGTGCTACCCAAATTGTTGGTATTCACGGAATGGGGGGCATCGGCAAGACAACTCTAGCCAAGGTTGTCTACAATAAGCTCTCCGACCAATTTCGGTGTCGCAGTTTCATTGCAGATATTCGAGAGACCACGCGGCACAAGGGCATTTCAAGTTTGCAGAATCAATTAATATTCGATATACTAAAAATGGACGTTCAAGTGTCTAATATTGATGAAGGAATCGGGATCATGAAATCTAGATTTAAACGTAAAAAAGTCCTACTCCTTCTAGATGACGTGGATGATAACGATCGGATCAAAGCTTTGGTTGGAAAACATGACTGGTTTGAGAAGGGAAGTAGGATAATAATTACCACAAGAATAAGGCCTATTCTTGATGATGTGATATGCCAGTACGAACTCAAGGAAATTGCTGAGGATAAATCTTTGATCTTGTTTAGTAGACATGCCTTTCTAAGGGACTCTCCTCCGTGTGAATTTGAGTCTCTCTCTCGTGCTGTCGTATCCACTGCCGGAGGGCTGCCCTTAGCTCTCGAGGTTGTAGGTTCGTTTTTGTATGGGCGAAATCGAGGATTTTGGAAAGACGCATTAAAGAAGTTGAAGGAAGTTCCACATGTTAAAGTGCAAGAGAAGCTGAGAATAAGTTATGATGCATTAAATTATGAGGAACAACAAATATTTTTGGACATCGCTTGTTtcttcaatgaatgtgaaagatTATGTGTGTCCCACATGTGGGAGGCTTGCAATTTTCTTCCGAATATGGGGATTGAAACATTGACCTTTATGTCGCTAGtgaaaattggatataatgGAGAGTTGAGAATGCATGACCAACTGAGAGACCTTGGTAGGGAAATTGTTCGTCAAGAAGATTACAAAACACCTATGAATCGAAGTAGGGTATGGATCCATGAAGAAGCCTTGGAAGTACTTCAAAGGAATAAG ggaaaagaaaaggatcgGGTTGAGGCCCTTTGGCTCGACGAAAACCACTCGCACGTGGAACTCACAACGGAGCAATTTGAGACACTACCGAACTTAAGGTTGCTTAGAGTGGATAACGCAACACTGATTGGAGATTCCAAAGGCTTGCTTCCTAAGTTACGATGCCTTGCGTGGAGTAAATGTCCTGCATCCGTGGTCACTAGTTTTCATCTGGAGAAATTGGTCGTACTCTATTTATCGGATTGTGACATATCAGGGCTTTGGGAAGGTTGGAGTCGTCTCAAG GTGGCGAAGCAGTTGAAATTTTTAGCTCTTGAAAATTGTCCTTGTTTAAAAGTTACTCCTGATCTCTCAGCCTTCCAAAATCTAGAGATGTTATCCTTCGTAAGATGTGATAATCTGGAGAAAATTCACTCTTCTATTGGAGAAGCCAAGGGCCTCAAATTTTTGCAGTTTCGGTGCTGTGAGAAACTCAAAGAGCTACCCCAAGAGATGGGCAAGTTGGAAGAACTGAAGAAACTTTTCATAGGCAAGACTGCTATACAGGAAATCCCTCGATGGATATGCTCTTTGAAGAAGCTGGAGATGCTTGTTGTCTCCAAATGCAAATCACTGGTTGAACTTCCAGACTCAATTAGCCATCTGGTAGACTTGTCGCTCCTTGAATTAAGTGGTTACTCGAAATTATGTAGACTTCCAGAATGCATCGGATCTCTCGTGAAATTGCAGTACTTGTCCTTAGTGGGAGTGGGTATTCCAGAAGATCCCCAACTTGATCATGCTCTCTTTCATATCCCCAACTCAATTGGGAAGTTGGAATGGTTGACTGGATTGGACTTGTCACGATCAGGCATTTGCGAATTACCCGAATCCATTGGGGATTTGAAAAACCTGAAAACTTTTTATATTGCTCATTGTGAGAAATTGTGTGGTTTACCTAGTACTATTCGCAAGTTGGGCAACCTTGAAATATTAGACGCCACCGAATGCAAGAGTCTGCAAGGGGAAATCCAAATAGATGGGTTATCTTCACTGAAGATCCTTCGATGA